A segment of the Paracoccus suum genome:
GCTCTCGCCGACTTTGCGCAGGCCTTCGCCCAGCGCGTCCGCCTCGCGCAATGCGGTTTTCAGCAGCATCTGCTCAGCCTCAGCTTTGGAGCGGTAGCGGCCAAGGGTGATGCCCCAGTTGGTCGACGCCGCCTTGCCCGCCGCCGGGCGATCGCCCGACTCGAGCGAGGCGAGTTTTACGGTCCCGCCGTCAAGGGAGGCGGCGCTATCGCGGCGCGCCGGCCGGGCCGGGGCGAGTGCCGGTTCCGCTGAGGACTTGGCGGGCGGCGCCGCCGCGGCGCTGTCCGGGCTCAGGTCGCTGTCGGGCGACGAGCCCTCGGGCTTGGTCGGGGGGCGCAGGCTGGCCACGGCGCTGCCACTGTCGTCGCCCTCGGCGACCGGAGCCGGGGCGCGGGTGCGGGCCGGGACCGGACGCTCGGGCGACGGTTCGGGGCGGGTGGCCATCGCCTCGCGGAGTGCCTCGGACAGGTCGATCCCGCCCGGCGAGGGTGCGGCCGCGGCGACGCTCTGGGTGCGACGCACCGGCGCGACGCTGGTCGCGATCGAGGCAACGTTTGCCGCGGGACGCACGGTGACCGTCCGCGGCACCGCCGCGACGGCCTGTGCCTGCGGCACGGTCGCGCGGCGCACGCGCTGCGGCTGGACGACGACGGTCGCCGGCTTGACCACCGCGACCCGCGCCGGGCTGCGGCTGAAGCCGGCGTCCAGCAATTGCGCCATGATCTGGTTGCGCTGCGCGGTCGAGGTGCCGCCCATGACGGTCGCCATGACGCGCTGCTGGCCGCGCTGAGCCGAAGCGGTCAGGTTGAAGCCGGCGGCACGCGTATATCCGGTCTTGATCCCGTCGGCGCCCTGGTAGTTGTCCAGAAAGCGCGCGTTGGTGCTGTTTACCGTGCCCACGCCAGCATCGGCGCTGCGGCGCGAGAAGATCGAATAATACTGGGGGAAGTCGTAGAACAGGTGCCGGCCGAGGATCGTCAGGTCATGCGCCGACGAGTAGTGCCCATCCGCCGACAGACCGTTGGCGTTGCGAAACTGGGTGTTGCGCATCCCCAGAGCGCGCGCAGTCGCGGTCATCTGCTGGGCGAACGCGGGCTCCGAGCCGGCGAGCCCCTCGCCGATCACCGTGGCCGCGTCATTGGCCGACTTCACGGCGGCGGCGCGGATCAAGTAGCGCAGCTCGATCTGCTGTCCGGGGCGCAGACCCAGCTTGGACGGCGGCATCGAGGCGGCGTGCTGGCTGACCGTGAAGCGGCTGTCGAGGCGCACACGCCCCTGCTCGATCGCCGCAAAGGCCAGATATAGCGTCATCATCTTTGTCAGCGACGCAGGATGCAAAGGCGTGTCGCCGTTTTGCGAGTGCAGCGTCTTGCCCGTTCGTCCGTCCATCACGTAGGCCGCAAAAGGCGCCGCGCCTGCCTGCTGCGCAGTGGTCGCGGCCGTAAGTGCAACGGCGATCATCAGCAGGCCCGCACGGACCCTGAGCTTTAATGCATTCACTGTCCCGGTCTTTCTGCCTGTGAGGCCCCGTCATGATGCGCGGCCTTCGTTAATAAACCGACAATACCATGGTGCTTTGCAGGAAGAAACTTGCAATTTGCCAAGTTTTTCCGTCGGGCGGCGCAAAATCGCCTTCCCCGCCTGCCTGCGCTTGCTCTCGACGGCCGCATCGCCGGTCGCAATTGCTACCCGGCGCGGCCCTTCCATCGGCCGGCGTTCGCCCTATATTCTGGTGCTGCCGCAATTCCTCCATCGACACCGAGGCTTCGTGATCGCGATGAAAATAACCGCCGTCTTGACCCCGGACCGGCTGATGGCCCGGCCACCGGATAACCCCGGTGGCGATCACCACCATGACGACGAGATCGATCTTGACGTTCGCACCAAACCGCGCACGCAGCGCCCACCGATGTATAAAGTTCTGCTTTTGAACGATGATTTCACGCCCATGGAATTCGTCGTCCATGTGCTGGAGCGATTGTTCGCAATGTCCCACGCCCAGGCGATCGAGATCATGCTGGCGGTCCATCGCCAAGGCCTCGCCGTAGTTGGTGTCTTCAGCCACGAGGTGGCCGAGACCAAGGTCATGCAGGTGATGGAACTCGCCCGGCGCCAGCAGCACCCGCTGCAGTGCACGATGGAAAAAGAGTGAGCGCCGGCACCGACGCGCGACTGGCGCTGGCATTTTCCGAACCGCCCGCGGCGCCGACCCTTTTGCTTGGGGCGCCGGCGGACCTCGAATCTGAACGATTCGCGCCCGACACTCTCGCCGTCCAGACCGACGCCGGGATGAATGGCGCGCTGACCCGTGCCGGGTGGCGCACCGATGTCTCAGCGGGGCAGGGACCCTATGCGAGCGCGGTCGTGTTTCTGGCCCGCGCCCGCGCGGCCCAACGCGCGCAGGTGGCCGAGGCGGCCCGGCTGCTGCCAGCGCGGGCCTCGCTCTGGGTGGACGGGCAGAAATCGGACGGGATCGAGACGATGCTGCGTGATCTTCGCGGGTTGGCGACGGTCGATCCTCTGATCAGCAAGGCGCATGGCAAGCTTTTTCGCGTGACCATTCCCGAGGGACCGTGGTTGCCAGACGACTGGACCGCCACCGAGGCGCAGGTCGCAGACGGTTTCGTCACCCGGCCCGGGGTCTTTTCGGCCGATGGGCCCGACCCGGCCTCGCTGCTGCTGGCGCAGGCGCTGCCGCCCCGGCTGCCGACGCGGATGGTCGATCTTGGCGCCGGCTGGGGTTGGCTGGCGGCACAGGTGCTGGCCCGCGAGGGGGTCGACGTGCTGCATCTGGTCGAGGCCGACCACGATGCCCTGACATGCGCGCGCCGCAATGTGAGCGACCCACGGGCCCAGTTTCACTGGGCCGATGCGCTCGCCTTTCGTCTGCCTGAGCCGGTCAACGGCGTGGTGATGAACCCGCCGTTTCATGGCCCCGGGGGCAATGCCGACCCACGGCTTGGCGCGGGGTTCATCCGCGCGGCAGCGGGCTTGCTGACCGGGGCGGGACGCCTGTGGATGGTAGCCAACCGCCATCTTCCCTATGAGGCCGAACTCGCCAGCCATTTCCGCCAGGTCGAGGAAATCGGCGGCAACGGCGCCTTCAAGGTCATCACAGCCAGCGGTGCCCGCCGCAGCTAGTCCTTGGACTTGAGCAGCTTGTCGAGGTTTGCGAAGGGCCGACGCGGAGCCTCGGCCTCGGCCTCCGGCTGCTCCAGCCCGGCACCCGGCGCGCGGGGATACAGCGGCAATGCCAGGCTGAGGGATTCGGTCGCGACCTCGCCCAGGTCGATCCACTGTCCAAGCGCCTCGATTTCGTCGCTCGTCATCTCGGTCTCGCCGCCCGCTTCGGGCTGGCGGACATGCGGCGACCAGACCCGGGTCACTTCCTCGTCCAGATGCGCGGGCACCGGCGCCAGGCTGACGACGCAGGGCTGCACGACATCGGCGGTCATCCGCCCTTCCAGCCGCCAGCCGTCGCCGTCGGGCATCAGCTTCCCTTCGAGGCGTAGCGCAGGCAGCGACAGCAGCCCCAATTCGCCAGCAATCACGGCCCGCGCCTCGGCGTCCGGTGCGTAATCGACCGCAAGCGTGGCGCGGCGGTTGAGGCGGGCGACATTGAGGCGCGCACTCGCGGCCGGAGATTGCGACATCGGATACCTCGGTTGACCATGCCGCGGCATTCTTGAGCGGCGGTGACGAGTTTGCTAAGGCGTGCAAGGCGCGTCAACCGCCTGACATGATTGCGCACGCGCAGTGGCCAGACCGGCCAGGATAGGGAGCTTCATGAACCACGCCCGCCTCACCCCGCTGGTCCTCCTCTTGGCCCTCATCCTTTCATCTTGTGCGCCGGTGTTCCGAAACCACGGATATGTCCCCGACGATCAGTCGCTGGCCAGCATCGTCGTCGGGCAAACGACCCGCGACGAGGTGCCCTCGCTGATCGGCAGCCCCTCAGCCGAGGGGGTGCTGACCGGCGGCGCCTGGTTCTATGTAAAATCGCGCTTCGAGCATTTCGGCCCTTATCGCCCGGCCGAGATCAAGCGTGAGGTGGTGGCGATCAGCTTTGCCGAGAGCGGCACCGTCGCCAATGTCGAGCGCTTCGGGCTGGAGCGTGGGCGCGTCGTCGTTCTGTCCCAGCGCGTCACCGACCCGGGCGTCAGCGCGGCGAGCGCCTTGCGCCAGATCCTCGGCAACTTCGGCAAGTTCCGCGCCGATCAGATCTTCGGCCAGTAAAGGGAAGTTCGCCCGTGCCCGCCGTCAGGCGAGGCCGGCGGGTGCGTCAGGCGTCGGGCACAAACTCCAGCGCGACCCCGTTGATGCAGTATCGCAGATGCGAGGGGGGCGGCCCGTCGTTGAACACATGGCCGAGGTGCGCGTCGCACTGGTGGCAGCGGACCTCGGTCCGGACCATGCCGTGACTGCGGTCGGACAATTCGTCGATCTCGCCGCCGGCACGGGAAAAACTGGGCCAGCCGCAATGGCTCTCGAACTTCGCATCGCCCTCGAACAGGCGCGCGCCGCATCCGACGCAGACGTAATGGCCCGGCCCGTTCGGAAAGCCGGGGTGAGAAAACGGCCTCTCGGTGCCCGACTGCCGCGTCACGCGATATGCCTCGGGCGAGAGGGCCTCGCGCCACTCTGCATCGGTTTTCACAATCTTGCTTGCCATGCCATCCTCCTGCCGCGATATCGTCTCGCTTTCGACACAAACTAGGCGCAGGATAGCGCGGGGCAAGGGTTGCCACCGGCCCTGTGGCCTGCGCGGGTAGAAAGATGCTGTCCTTGCTGAAGGGGCGCTATGTTGTTCGTGTCGCCGCGGCCGAGGCCGACCTGCAAGCCGCCCAGCGGCTGCGGTGGCTGTGTTTCATCGGCGCGCGTAATGGGACGCAGGATGGGACCAACGGGGCGCGATTGGACGCCGACCACCTTGATGACGTCTGCCAACATGTCCTGATCGAGGACCGCGCCAGCGGTACGCTGGTCGCCTGCTTTCGCATGCTCCTGCTGCAAGGGGGAGCCGAGATCGAACGCAGTTATTCTGCCCAGCACTACAACCTCGCGGCGTTGCGCGAGTTCAACGGACCAATGGTCGAGATCGGCCGGTTCTGCATCCATCCCGAATGGTCGGACCCCGACATCCTGCGCGTTGCCTGGGGGGCCCTGGCGACGCATGTCGAGGCCGAGGGGGTCGAATTGCTGTTCGGCTGCTCGTCCTTTTTCGGCACCGAGCCGGGGGCCTATACCGATGCCTTTGCCATGCTCGCGGCGCGTCACCTGGCGCCGAAGCGCTGGCTGCCGCGGGTCAAGGCGCCCAACGTGTTCCGCTTTGCGCGTGTCTTGAAGGCGATGCGGCCCGACGCGCGCCGCGCCCAGGCGGGCATGCCGCCGCTGCTGCGCAGCTATCTGGCAATGGGCGGCTGGGTCAGCGATCACGCTGTGGTCGACCGCAAGCTGGGCACGCTGCACGTCTTTACCGGGCTCGAGATATCGGCCATTCCGCCTGCCCGCCGCCGGCTGCTGCGCGCCATCGGCGGCTAGGCGTCTTCGCAGGAATATCGCTGTGCGGTCATTGTGTTGGGAACATCGCGGCCCCCGCGGGGTTTTGCCTCGAAGCCAAGCCGGAGGTCGCCGCGATGTCAAACAACGAACCAGATCTCAAGAAATCTGCCCGCTGGCATCAGCCGGCCATCTGGGGGATCGGCTTTGCGGTTCTTGCCGCTATCATCGCCGCTGTCGTTTTGCTGATTACCCCGTGGGAGGGCAAAGGTACGTTGGAGCAGGTGGTCCCGCCCTCCGTCACCGGCCCGGCAGGCGATACCCCGGCGCAGACCAACACCGCGCCGCAGGCCGCACCCGAGGGGACGGCCCCCGCCACGACCGGCGGCTGAGAGCGCCGCGCCAGAAGTGCAAAAGCCCCGGTCTGGCCGGGGCTTTTTTACTTTAGCGGCGGGCTGCGATCAGTGCAGCGACGCCAGGCAAGTCGCGCCCCTCCATCCATTCGAGGAAAGCGCCGCCTGCGGTCGAGATGAAGGTGAAATCATCGGCCACCCCGGCCTTGTTCAGCGCCGCGACCGTATCGCCACCGCCTGCAACCGATACCAGTTGGCCGTTGCGGGTCAGTTCGGCCGCGGCTTTCGCGGCGGCGTTGGTCGCTGTGTCGAAAGGCGCGATCTCGAAGGCACCCAGCGGACCGTTCCAGATCAGCGTGCGGCACTGGACAAAGACGGCGGTGATCGCCTCGACCGTGCGCGGGCCGGCATCCAGAATCATCGCATCCGCCGGGCAGGCATCGGCGGCCACGACCTCGGACGGTGCGCCTTCGCGGAACTCGCGGGCGACGACCACGTCCACCGGCAGATGAATGGTGCAGCCCTCACCCGTGGCGCGCGCCAGAATATCGCTCGCGGTGGCGGCCATGTCGCGTTCGGCCAGCGACTTTCCGACCTCGATCCCCTGCGCGACGAGGAAGGTATTGGCCATGCCGCCGCCGATCACCAGATGGTCAACCTTGGTGATCAGGTTCGAGAGCAGGTCCAGCTTGGTCGAGACTTTCGCGCCGCCGACCACCGCCACAACGGGCCGGGTCGGCTGGCCCAGCGCGGCATTCAGCGCCGTCAGTTCGGCCTCCATCAGGCGGCCCGCGGCGGCCGGCAAAAGCCGCGCGAGCCCTTCGGTCGAGGCATGGGCGCGGTGCGAGGCGGAAAAGGCATCGTTCACGTAGGCCTGCCCGAGGGCGGCGAGCGAGGCGGCGAAGGTCGGATCGCCAGCCTCCTCGCCCTCGTGGAAGCGGGTATTTTCCATCAACAGGACCTCGCCCGGCTGCAGCGCCGCCACGGCGCGCTTGGCCGGCCCGCCGATGCAATCCTCGGCGAATTTCACCGGAACGCCCAGCGCCGCCTGCAGGGCAGGGACCACCTGCTGCAGGCTCATCGCCTCGACCCGCTTGCCCTTGGGCCGGTCGAAATGCGCCAGAAGCACCGGCTTGCCGCCCCGGGCCATGATGTCGCGGACCGTCGGGACGATCTTTTCGATCCGGGTGGCGTCGGTGATCTGCCCGTTCTCGACCGGCACATTCAGGTCGACGCGCACCAGAACCACCTTCCCGTCCAGTTCCAGATCGTCGATCGTCAGGAAATCGGCCATTCGCGCATCCTCTCGTCCCGGTGATAACTCGCGAGGGGTTGTGCAAACCGCAGCCCGCCGCGTCAACCGCGACAGTCGCCTTGGACCCGAGGTGTGACCCCCGGCGTTGCACCCGTGCCGCCCGGCCGCTACGCCTGCGCCCGAGGCAAATCCAGAAGGGAGATCGGCATGGCCGAGATCAAGGACCCCGAGAACACCATCGTCATGGAGCTGAAGGACGGCGGACGCGTCGTGATCGAGCTGCTGCCCGATGTCGCACCCCTGCACAGCGCACGCATGAAAGAGCTGGCGCGCAGCGGTGCCTATGACAACGTCGCGTTCCATCGCGTGATCGACGGCTTCATGGCGCAGACTGGCGACGTCCAGCACGGCAACATGGAAAAGGACTTTGACCTGCGCCGCGCCGGAACCGGCGGCTCGGACCTGGGCAATGTGAAGGCCGAGTTCTCGAAGCTGCCGCACGGGCGTGGCACCATCGGCGCCGCCCGCAGCCAGGACCCGAACAGCGCCAACAGCCAGTTCTTCATCAATTTCAAGGACAACGATTTCCTGAACGGGCAATACACCGTGTACGGCCGGGTGATCGAGGGCATGGAGCATGTCGACAAGATCGCCCGCGGCGAGCCGCCGGCCAGCCCGGACCGCATCGTCTCGATGAAGGTGGCCGCCGATGCGTAAGCTGATCATTGCGGGGCTGATGGCCTCGGTCGCCGGCATGGCGCATGCGCAGGCTGCGCCCAAGGACGGGCCCGGCCCGAACCTGGTCATCCAGATCGCGGACGCCGAGGGCAAGGACAAGGGCACGATCACGCTCGATCTGTTCGCCGACAAGGCGCCCGAGCATGTCAAGCGCCTGACCGAACTGGCCAAGGCCGGCAAGTATGACGGCGTCGTCTTTCACCGCGTGATCGATGGCTTTATGGCTCAGACCGGCGATGTCCAGTATGGCAAGGCGGGCGGCGACACCGGCATGGCCGGGATGGGCGGCTCTGACCTGCCGGACCTGAAGGCCGAGTTCAACGACGTCAGCTTTGGCCCGGGCGTCGTCGGCATGGCGCGCAGCGCCAGCCCCGACAGCGCCAACAGCCAGTTCTTCATCGACCTGGCGGCAGCGCCCTTCCTTGACGGGCAGTACACCGCGGTCGGCCAGTTGATCGACGGCATGGACGTGCTGAATGCCATCAAGAAGGGCAGCAGCAGCGATAACGGCAAGGTCGATGGGCCAGACGTCATGGCCAAGGTTACCGTGACCGAGTGAGCGCAGCGTTGGCGGGGCAGAGTCCCAGCCTTCTCAGTCGATAAAACAGAACGGGCGCGGCATGATTTGCCGCGCCCTTTTCCTATCAGCCCAGCGTCACAAGCGCGTGGCGCTTGCGCCCGGCGGTCAGCTTGATCGGCTCGGCCAGGTCGGCGGCGCTGATCATGGTGCCCTCGCTCGCCGGCGCGTCGTTCAGGCGCGCGCCGCCTTCGGCGATCAGGCGCTTGGCGTCCTTGCCCGATTTTGCGAGGCCCGCACGCACGAAAAGCTGGGTCAGGCTGATCCCATCGGCCAGTTCCTCGGCCGAGATCGTCAGCGTAGGCAGGTCCTCGCCCACGCCGCCCTGCTCGAATACCGCGCGGGCGGTGGCTTCGGCCGCCTCGGCTGCCTCTGGCCCGTGCAGCAGCCCAGTCACCTCGTTGGCGAGGATAATCTTCGCGGCATTGATCTCGGACCCTTGCAGCGCGCTGAGGCGCTCGCACTCGGCGAGCGGCAACTCGGTGTAGAGCTTGAGGAACCGGCCGACATCGGCATCCGTGGTGTTGCGCCAGAACTGCCAGAACTCGTAGGGGCTGAGCATGTCGGCGGACAGCCAGACCGCGCCGCCTTGCGACTTCCCCATCTTGCGGCCGTCGCTGGTCGTCAGCAGCGGCGAGGTCAGGCCAAAGATCTCGCGGTCCAGCACCCGCCGCGTCAAGTCGATGCCGTTGATGATATTGCCCCACTGGTCCGACCCGCCCATCTGCAGGCGGCAGTCGTGGCGCCGGTAAAGCTCCAGGAAATCATAGGCCTGGAGGATCATGTAGTTGAATTCCAGGAACGACAGCGACTGCTCGCGGTCGAGGCGCGACTTGACGCTCTCGAATGCCAGCATCCGGTTGACCGAGAAATGCCGGCCAATATCGCGCAGGAAATCGAGATAGTTCAGCCCGTCCAGCCATTCGGCATTGTTCAGCATCACGGCGCCGTCCGCGCCGTAATCGAGGTAGCGGGCAAAGACGCGCTGCATGCCGTCGATGTTCGACTGGATCTGCTCCGGACCCAGCAGTGGGCGCTCGTCGCTGCGAAAGCTGGGATCGCCGACCTTGGTCGTGCCGCCGCCCATCAGCGTGATCGGCCGGTTGCCGGTCTTCTGAAACCAGCGCAGCATCATGATGTTCAGCAGGTGGCCCACATGCAGGCTGGCCGCCGTCGCGTCATAGCCGATATAGGCCGTCACCGGCCCGTCGAGCAGCGCCTCGTCCAGCGCCTCGATATCGGTGCAGTCGGCCAGATAGCCGCGGCTCGTCATGACGGACAAAAACTCGGATTTCGGCTTGTTTTGCATGGGTCGATCCTCGCGAATGGTGGGGATATACGGCCCGTGGCGGGCAAGGGAAAGCGCGATGCTGGTATTGGGAATGATGTCAGGCACCTCCCTCGACGGGGTTGACGCTGCCCTGATCGAGACGGACGGCCGCGCCATCACCCGCTTTGGGCGCAGCGAATATCGGGCCTATAGCGGCAACGAGGCCGCCGCCCTGCACGCCGCACTGGGCCGCTGGCCCGGCGAGGAGGGCGCGGCGGCCGCAGCCGAGTTGTCCGTTGCGGCGCACGCGGCGCTGGCCGGCCGTTTTCCCGAGGCCGAGGTGATTGGCTATCACGGCCAGACGTTGGCCCACGACCCGCATGGCCGCGGCACGCATCAGGCTGGCAGCGGGGCCGCGCTGGCCCGCGCCACGGGCCGCCGGGTCGTGTGGGATTTTCGCAGCGAGGACGTGCGGCGCGGCGGTGAGGGCGCGCCGCTGGCGCCGTTCTTCCACCACGCCTGCGCCGCGTGGGCTGTGTCGGCCGGGCATCTGCCGGCGGCGCCAGTTGCGTTGCTCAACCTCGGCGGTGTCGGAAACCTCACCTGGACCGACCCACGCATCCAGACGCCAGAGGCGCCGGGCGCTTGTCTGGCCTTTGATACCGGCCCGGCGAATGCGCCGCTGAACGATCTGATGCGCGCGCGGCGGGGCACGACGCGAGATGAGGGCGGGGCTTTGGCTCTCGCTGGCCGCGCAGACACCGCGGTTGTCGCAAGCGCGCTGGCCCATCCGTTCTTTGACCGCCAGCCGCCAAAGTCGTTGGACCGTGACGCGTTCGCCGCGGTCGATGTTGCGCATCTGCCGGATGCCGATGCCGCTGCGAGCCTTGTAGCGATTGCTGCGGGCGCGGTGGCGCGGGGCCTGCAGTTCGCTCCTCAGATGCCCACGCAGGTGCTGGTCTGCGGCGGCGGCAGGCATAATGGCGCAATGATGGCCGCGCTGGGAGAGGCGCTGCCCTGTGCCGTGGTGCCGGTCGAGGCCGCCGGTCTGGACGGCGACATGCTCGAGGCGCAGGCCTTTGGCTGGCTCGCCGCGCGCGTGCTCGCGGGGCTGCCGACCTCCGGGCCCGAGACGACGGGGGTGCCCGGTCCCTGTTGCGGTGGCCGGATTTCGTCGCCGGACTAGTTGGCTCTTCCAAGGCGATTTCCGAATGAGGATTGCGGGGGAGGTCTGGCCGCTTCGGACGAGGGCCGAAGGATGCGGAGCGACCGTCTAGGCGCCGTCGCCCTGAAAAATCACGCCCAAATCCAGCCCCAGACCGCATATGACCGTTTTCTTTCGCGCGCCGGGGAACTGCCCTTGACGGGGCAGGGGGGTTTCCGTAAATCGCCGTCACCCCGGAGGCGATCCGGGGGTGGTTATGCGCGGTTGTAGCTCAGTTGGTTAGAGTACCGGCCTGTCACGCCGGGGGTCGCGGGTTCGAGCCCCGTCAACCGCGCCACCACCATCCATCGCCAAACATGCGCGGTTGTAGCTCAGTTGGTTAGAGTACCGGCCTGTCACGCCGGGGGTCGCGGGTTCGAGCCCCGTCAACCGCGCCATTGTTTGCAGGCCCTTCAGCCCTGACCCTAGTCCCCTGATCCCACGGCAGAAATTTCCGCACCCAGCGCCATGCGCGTGGTGCGCGGACGGATCATCTGGCATCATGCCACCATGTTGTCCGTCCTTTTGCTCACCACGCCCGTGGACATCTATTGCGAGCGCACCTCGGCCGCCTTCTGGTCCGAGCCGGTGAACGCTGTGACCAACCTTTCGTTCATCGCCGCGGGCCTGTGGGGTGTCGCTACGGCGCGTAGTCGGGGCGAGCGCAGCCCCGCCGTCTGGCTGCTGATCGCGCTCGCTTTTGCCATCGGCATCGGCAGCTTCCTGTTTCACACCGTCGCGCAGGTCTGGTCCAGCTTTGCCGATACCATCCCGATCTGGATCTTTGTCGCGCTGGCCTGTGGCATCTGCGCGGTGCGGATCGGCGGCTGGCGCCCCGGTCGGGTGGTGATCGGCGCGCTGATCCTCGCGGCGCTGGCGGCGGTCCTGATTGCATCGGGCGATGGCAGCGGCGGCCGGGACAGCGGCCCGCCGGCGCTGAACGGCTCGCTGCAATATGCGCCTGCCGTCGTCGCGCTGGCCGCCTTTGCGGCGCTGGCGCAGTGGCGCGGCCATCCGCTGCGCTGGTGGATCACGGGCGCGCTGGCGACGTTTTTGGTCTCGCTGACGGCGCGGACATTCGACCAGGCGGTATGCGGGGCATTTCCGTTGGGACTGCACTGGATCTGGCATCTGATGAACGGGGTGCTGATCGGCCTCGTGCTGCAGATCGTGCTGCGCGCAGCGCCCCCGGGCGTGCCGCGGACGCCCGCCCAGCCCGGCATCCGTTAGCGCACCCATCCTTGCCCCGACCGGCAGCCTTGCCTATGAGCCACGCAGACCCCATTCCCACGGCCGAGGCAGGTAACCATGAGCGACCGCAAGGATTTCAACGACCGCATGCTGTCCCTGGGCCTTGCCCGAGTGTCCGAGGCGGCCGCCCATGCGTCGGCGCGGCTGATCGGCCGGGGCGACGAAAAGGCCGCCGATCAGGCCGCCGTCAATGCCATGCGCGAGCAACTGAACATCCTCGACATCAAGGGCACCGTCGTCATCGGCGAGGGCGAGCGCGACGAGGCGCCGATGCTGTTCATCGGCGAGGAAGTCGGCACCGGGAACGGCCCGGAGGTCGACATTGCCCTCGACCCGCTGGAGGGCACGACCCTCACCGCCAAGGACATGCCGAACGCGCTGACCGTCATCGCCATGGCGCCGCGCGGCACGCTGCTGCACGCGCCCGACGTCTATATGGACAAGCTGGCCGTCGGCCCGGGCCTGCCCAAGGACGTGGTCTCGCTGGCGATGACCCCGGCCGAGCGCGTCCACGCCCTCGCCGCCGCGCGCGGCGTGAAGGCCGAGGACATCACCTGCTGCATCCTCGAGCGTCCGCGCCATGAGGAACTGATCGCCGAGGTGCGCGCGACTGGCGCCTCGATCCGCCTCATCACCGACGGCGACGTCGCCGGCGTGATCCATGTCGCCGAGCACGAGCTGACCGGGATCGACATGTACATGGGCAGCGGCGGCGCACCGGAAGGCGTGCTCGCGGCCTCGGCGCTGAAATGCATGGGCGGGCAGATGTGGGGCCGGCTGATGTTCCGCAACGACGACGAGCGTGGACGCGCCCGCAAGGCCGGCATCACCGACTTCGACCGCATTTATTCGCGTGACGAGATGGTCACCGCTGACGTCATCTTTGCCGCGACCGGCGTGACCAACGGCAGCATCGTAAAGGGTGTGCGCCGCGAGCCGAACTTCATCGAGACCGAGACCATCCTGATGCGATCCAAGACCGGATCGGTCCGGCGGATGATCTATCGCAACCCGATCAAATAAGCGGACATAGTCCAGCTGGCCTGGCCGTCGGGGCGTTGACTTCTCCAGATGGCTGCCTCTGTGGTGCGGTACCCTCGGGGGCTTGCACCTGACGCGGCGCGGGGCGACAAACGCGCCATGCCAGCATTCCTCAACGTAGAGACCTCGCTCTCCGGGCGGCGCTGGGTCGGCCCGGATGACGCGCTCGAACGGCGGGCCGCCGGGCTCGCACAATCCGCCGAACTGCCACTGCCGGTCGCCCGAATCCTGGCCGAGCGCGGCGTTGAGTCGGATGCCGCCACCAAGTTCCTCGACCCCAAGCTGCGCGACCTGCTGCCCGATCCACGCGGTCTGCGCGACATGCACAAGGCCGCCGCCCGGCTGTTGCACGCCGCGCGCGCCGG
Coding sequences within it:
- the clpS gene encoding ATP-dependent Clp protease adapter ClpS translates to MDLDVRTKPRTQRPPMYKVLLLNDDFTPMEFVVHVLERLFAMSHAQAIEIMLAVHRQGLAVVGVFSHEVAETKVMQVMELARRQQHPLQCTMEKE
- a CDS encoding class I SAM-dependent methyltransferase: MSAGTDARLALAFSEPPAAPTLLLGAPADLESERFAPDTLAVQTDAGMNGALTRAGWRTDVSAGQGPYASAVVFLARARAAQRAQVAEAARLLPARASLWVDGQKSDGIETMLRDLRGLATVDPLISKAHGKLFRVTIPEGPWLPDDWTATEAQVADGFVTRPGVFSADGPDPASLLLAQALPPRLPTRMVDLGAGWGWLAAQVLAREGVDVLHLVEADHDALTCARRNVSDPRAQFHWADALAFRLPEPVNGVVMNPPFHGPGGNADPRLGAGFIRAAAGLLTGAGRLWMVANRHLPYEAELASHFRQVEEIGGNGAFKVITASGARRS
- a CDS encoding D-alanyl-D-alanine carboxypeptidase family protein gives rise to the protein MIAVALTAATTAQQAGAAPFAAYVMDGRTGKTLHSQNGDTPLHPASLTKMMTLYLAFAAIEQGRVRLDSRFTVSQHAASMPPSKLGLRPGQQIELRYLIRAAAVKSANDAATVIGEGLAGSEPAFAQQMTATARALGMRNTQFRNANGLSADGHYSSAHDLTILGRHLFYDFPQYYSIFSRRSADAGVGTVNSTNARFLDNYQGADGIKTGYTRAAGFNLTASAQRGQQRVMATVMGGTSTAQRNQIMAQLLDAGFSRSPARVAVVKPATVVVQPQRVRRATVPQAQAVAAVPRTVTVRPAANVASIATSVAPVRRTQSVAAAAPSPGGIDLSEALREAMATRPEPSPERPVPARTRAPAPVAEGDDSGSAVASLRPPTKPEGSSPDSDLSPDSAAAAPPAKSSAEPALAPARPARRDSAASLDGGTVKLASLESGDRPAAGKAASTNWGITLGRYRSKAEAEQMLLKTALREADALGEGLRKVGESKRGYEARFVNLSRAQAQLACDKLQARSQKCTVNAP
- a CDS encoding outer membrane protein assembly factor BamE; the protein is MNHARLTPLVLLLALILSSCAPVFRNHGYVPDDQSLASIVVGQTTRDEVPSLIGSPSAEGVLTGGAWFYVKSRFEHFGPYRPAEIKREVVAISFAESGTVANVERFGLERGRVVVLSQRVTDPGVSAASALRQILGNFGKFRADQIFGQ
- a CDS encoding YceD family protein gives rise to the protein MSQSPAASARLNVARLNRRATLAVDYAPDAEARAVIAGELGLLSLPALRLEGKLMPDGDGWRLEGRMTADVVQPCVVSLAPVPAHLDEEVTRVWSPHVRQPEAGGETEMTSDEIEALGQWIDLGEVATESLSLALPLYPRAPGAGLEQPEAEAEAPRRPFANLDKLLKSKD
- a CDS encoding GNAT family N-acetyltransferase, producing the protein MLSLLKGRYVVRVAAAEADLQAAQRLRWLCFIGARNGTQDGTNGARLDADHLDDVCQHVLIEDRASGTLVACFRMLLLQGGAEIERSYSAQHYNLAALREFNGPMVEIGRFCIHPEWSDPDILRVAWGALATHVEAEGVELLFGCSSFFGTEPGAYTDAFAMLAARHLAPKRWLPRVKAPNVFRFARVLKAMRPDARRAQAGMPPLLRSYLAMGGWVSDHAVVDRKLGTLHVFTGLEISAIPPARRRLLRAIGG
- a CDS encoding phosphoglycerate kinase, giving the protein MADFLTIDDLELDGKVVLVRVDLNVPVENGQITDATRIEKIVPTVRDIMARGGKPVLLAHFDRPKGKRVEAMSLQQVVPALQAALGVPVKFAEDCIGGPAKRAVAALQPGEVLLMENTRFHEGEEAGDPTFAASLAALGQAYVNDAFSASHRAHASTEGLARLLPAAAGRLMEAELTALNAALGQPTRPVVAVVGGAKVSTKLDLLSNLITKVDHLVIGGGMANTFLVAQGIEVGKSLAERDMAATASDILARATGEGCTIHLPVDVVVAREFREGAPSEVVAADACPADAMILDAGPRTVEAITAVFVQCRTLIWNGPLGAFEIAPFDTATNAAAKAAAELTRNGQLVSVAGGGDTVAALNKAGVADDFTFISTAGGAFLEWMEGRDLPGVAALIAARR
- the msrB gene encoding peptide-methionine (R)-S-oxide reductase MsrB, with product MASKIVKTDAEWREALSPEAYRVTRQSGTERPFSHPGFPNGPGHYVCVGCGARLFEGDAKFESHCGWPSFSRAGGEIDELSDRSHGMVRTEVRCHQCDAHLGHVFNDGPPPSHLRYCINGVALEFVPDA